In Hymenobacter sublimis, a single genomic region encodes these proteins:
- a CDS encoding glycosyltransferase family 4 protein: MRILISTWSLQVGGGEVLAMNLAAELQRRGHEVYVFNQRAELIDHDLVARLLPPQVKVLSMADNPKSTFWAYKINALQGLLGRPATFYNQRQQAYLVECLLRYKIDVVSSHATVSDDICAPVVERLGLPLVITEHGEYTKFLQEGRRDFLPVLQVAKRILAVSDYCRHKLERAFPSLPPVQTVYNGVITEAHAAETTRRALAIPAEAFVFGMVARGIEDKGWRYAVQAFQQVKAALPARALRLVLVGGSPYLKTLADEYATDPDIIFTGQVPNPDFYVAGFDVGLLPTYFRAEALPLAIIEYMVSGKPSIATRVGGIPELLEPSAGHTGQLVDIEAETYTPKLRMLTEAMVRYCTEPVLYAAHAAHCRQASQEFSMAACAEHYEQAFSAALHSTVNSAT, from the coding sequence ATGAGAATTCTAATTTCTACATGGTCGTTGCAGGTAGGCGGGGGCGAAGTGCTGGCCATGAACCTGGCGGCAGAACTGCAGCGCCGGGGGCATGAAGTATATGTTTTCAATCAGCGGGCTGAGCTGATTGATCATGACTTGGTAGCTCGCTTGTTACCCCCGCAAGTGAAGGTTCTTTCGATGGCTGATAACCCGAAAAGCACGTTCTGGGCCTACAAGATAAATGCCCTGCAAGGTCTGCTGGGCCGGCCGGCAACCTTCTACAACCAGCGGCAGCAAGCGTACTTGGTCGAGTGCCTGCTGCGGTACAAGATTGATGTAGTTAGCAGCCACGCTACCGTCTCGGATGACATTTGTGCCCCCGTTGTTGAACGCCTCGGCCTACCCCTGGTTATTACCGAGCACGGCGAATACACCAAGTTTCTGCAGGAAGGTCGTCGGGACTTTTTGCCGGTACTTCAGGTAGCAAAGCGAATTCTGGCTGTATCTGACTACTGCCGCCACAAACTGGAACGGGCATTCCCGAGCCTACCCCCCGTGCAGACAGTGTACAATGGCGTTATTACGGAAGCTCATGCTGCCGAGACAACTCGTCGTGCGCTGGCTATTCCGGCCGAAGCATTTGTATTCGGCATGGTGGCGCGGGGGATTGAGGACAAAGGCTGGCGGTACGCCGTACAAGCGTTTCAGCAGGTGAAAGCCGCTCTGCCAGCTCGCGCCCTGCGGTTGGTGTTGGTGGGAGGCAGTCCCTACCTGAAAACGCTGGCCGACGAGTACGCGACGGACCCAGATATTATCTTTACCGGACAAGTGCCTAACCCGGATTTCTACGTGGCAGGCTTTGATGTGGGGCTGTTGCCCACCTATTTCCGCGCAGAGGCGTTGCCACTGGCTATCATCGAGTACATGGTGAGCGGCAAACCCTCCATTGCTACCCGCGTCGGTGGTATTCCGGAACTGCTGGAGCCCAGCGCGGGGCACACGGGGCAGCTGGTGGATATAGAAGCCGAAACCTACACTCCCAAGCTACGCATGCTTACGGAGGCTATGGTCCGGTACTGCACCGAGCCAGTCCTGTACGCAGCTCACGCGGCGCACTGCCGACAGGCCAGCCAAGAGTTTTCCATGGCCGCCTGCGCCGAGCACTACGAACAGGCCTTTAGCGCCGCTTTACATTCTACTGTTAATTCTGCTACATAA
- a CDS encoding glycosyltransferase family 2 protein — translation MQVSIIIINYNTFQLTSEAVESIIKHTHGVSYEIIVVDNASTECDPGLFEQRFPSIKLVRNPNNSGFAKGNNLGIQHSVGETILLFNSDAACLNDALTLTYQELAANKTVGLTTARLEYPDGRVQHSCGRFPSINLQLVELLRLQKFMSAEQRGNILQGAFFTYDKPLYPDWVWGTYFHIKREVIEKMPGQQLADDFFMYAEDLQWSYTVRKLGYTIKYVPEARVMHHFSQSTKKEKRLNQGNMILQNEDIFLNREYGWATTKVYYLAKMANFLLMRGNSEHRQHMLQQYGKLLRGKAL, via the coding sequence ATGCAGGTTTCCATTATCATCATCAACTACAATACCTTTCAGCTTACTAGCGAGGCGGTTGAATCCATTATCAAGCACACGCACGGCGTTAGCTACGAAATTATTGTAGTAGATAATGCCTCCACTGAGTGCGACCCTGGCCTGTTTGAGCAACGTTTTCCCTCTATTAAGCTGGTGCGCAACCCCAATAACTCGGGCTTTGCTAAAGGCAACAACTTGGGTATTCAACACTCTGTTGGGGAAACCATTCTGCTCTTTAACAGTGACGCGGCCTGCCTGAACGATGCCCTGACGCTGACGTACCAGGAGTTGGCAGCGAATAAGACAGTAGGCCTAACCACAGCTAGATTGGAATATCCTGACGGCCGCGTGCAGCACTCCTGCGGACGTTTCCCGTCTATTAATCTGCAGCTGGTTGAATTGCTGCGGCTGCAGAAATTTATGTCGGCAGAACAGCGCGGCAATATTTTGCAGGGTGCTTTCTTTACCTACGACAAACCGCTCTACCCCGACTGGGTATGGGGCACTTACTTCCACATCAAGCGGGAGGTGATTGAGAAAATGCCCGGCCAGCAGCTCGCCGATGACTTCTTCATGTACGCCGAGGATCTGCAGTGGAGCTACACCGTGCGCAAGCTGGGGTATACTATCAAATACGTGCCCGAAGCGCGGGTAATGCACCATTTCTCGCAAAGCACCAAAAAGGAAAAGCGGCTGAATCAGGGCAATATGATTCTGCAGAACGAAGACATTTTCCTGAACCGCGAGTATGGCTGGGCTACTACCAAAGTGTACTACCTGGCTAAAATGGCTAATTTTTTGCTAATGCGCGGCAACTCTGAGCACCGGCAGCACATGTTGCAGCAGTATGGTAAGCTGCTGCGCGGCAAAGCCCTTTGA
- a CDS encoding DegT/DnrJ/EryC1/StrS family aminotransferase, protein MTVPFLSFAPQHEPIREEVMAALGQVYDAQWYVLGQHVRDFEAAYSTFSGSRYSIGVANGLDALHLSLVALGIGPGDEVIVPSNTYIATWLAISYVGATPVPVEPDPATYNIDPGRIEAAITPRTKAIMPVHLYGQACEMTAIMEIAGRHNLFVVEDNAQSQGATADGGVTGSFGHANGTSFYPGKNLGALGDAGAVTTNDEALAKKIQTLRNYGSQQKYYNEVIGYNSRLDELHAAVLQVKLQYLPEWTRQRQQVARWYDEHLQGIGDLQLPVTVEGSTHVYHLYVVRTTQRDALQQHLTSAGIGTLIHYPVPPHMQQAYAHMGIMKGAYPIAEDLANTSLSLPMWPGMTEEHVAAVVKGMQTYFR, encoded by the coding sequence ATGACGGTTCCTTTTCTCTCTTTCGCTCCTCAGCATGAACCCATTCGTGAGGAAGTTATGGCCGCTTTGGGTCAGGTGTATGATGCACAATGGTATGTACTTGGTCAGCACGTGCGCGACTTTGAGGCGGCGTATAGCACCTTTTCAGGCTCACGGTACAGTATAGGCGTCGCTAATGGACTTGATGCTTTGCACCTGTCGTTGGTAGCACTGGGTATTGGGCCTGGCGATGAGGTAATCGTACCATCCAACACATACATTGCCACCTGGTTAGCTATTTCCTACGTAGGCGCAACTCCCGTACCGGTGGAGCCCGATCCGGCAACATATAATATTGATCCGGGCCGGATAGAAGCTGCCATTACGCCGCGCACGAAGGCCATCATGCCCGTACACCTATATGGTCAAGCCTGCGAGATGACGGCTATTATGGAAATTGCCGGCCGACACAACCTATTTGTGGTAGAAGATAACGCGCAGTCTCAGGGCGCTACGGCTGATGGAGGTGTCACGGGTAGCTTTGGCCATGCCAATGGCACTAGCTTTTACCCGGGCAAAAACCTGGGTGCGTTAGGAGATGCCGGAGCCGTAACGACCAATGATGAGGCGCTAGCTAAGAAAATTCAGACGTTGCGCAATTATGGCTCGCAGCAGAAGTATTACAACGAGGTAATTGGCTACAACTCACGGCTGGACGAATTGCACGCCGCTGTGTTACAGGTAAAACTGCAGTACCTGCCCGAATGGACACGCCAGCGTCAGCAGGTAGCACGCTGGTACGATGAACACCTGCAAGGCATTGGCGATTTGCAGCTTCCCGTGACGGTAGAAGGTAGCACCCACGTCTACCATCTGTATGTAGTGCGCACAACTCAGCGAGACGCGCTTCAGCAGCACCTCACCAGCGCAGGAATCGGGACCCTCATTCACTACCCCGTGCCTCCGCATATGCAGCAGGCATACGCCCACATGGGTATTATGAAGGGAGCTTATCCTATTGCGGAGGACCTGGCAAATACTAGCTTAAGTCTGCCCATGTGGCCTGGTATGACTGAAGAGCACGTTGCTGCCGTAGTAAAAGGTATGCAAACCTACTTCAGATAA
- a CDS encoding glycosyltransferase family 8 protein: MSTSSIIHLGFCFDKGYLPPFYVLLASVFHHNRAHSIVIHAIATGITEADKDALVQYVEGNGGRIFFYVVEPSLVQDFVLPDHAGSYFTETIFYRLFFAKLVPASVETIIYMDIDTIVVGDLGSLSSLDIGGHPLAAVADDWMPIRKELGITQEGQYFNSGVTLINIPKWNQKRVTERTTEVIMTYPERIKQFPDQDALNMVLLNDWYKLDVGYNLTGVHCPSTNDKTILEDYLRDKVIIHFSGPKPWNMLTDCNHVYRYKWFEYYEMSPVKSFIKYFDVKFSKSFIKTFIYKHALKAYLNRPYLGKIKRAIVPKLNGNP, from the coding sequence ATGTCCACCTCTTCTATTATCCATTTAGGCTTTTGTTTCGATAAGGGTTATCTTCCACCCTTTTACGTGCTTTTAGCTTCCGTATTTCATCATAACCGTGCTCATAGCATTGTGATACACGCTATTGCTACAGGCATAACGGAAGCTGATAAGGATGCATTAGTACAATATGTGGAGGGAAATGGAGGTAGAATCTTTTTCTATGTCGTAGAGCCCTCCTTAGTGCAAGACTTTGTGCTACCAGATCATGCGGGTAGCTATTTTACCGAGACAATTTTTTATCGTCTATTTTTTGCCAAGCTTGTACCTGCCTCGGTCGAAACCATTATTTATATGGATATCGATACGATAGTTGTAGGAGACCTAGGCAGCCTATCCAGTCTAGATATAGGTGGGCACCCTCTAGCAGCCGTAGCCGACGATTGGATGCCTATTCGTAAAGAGCTAGGAATCACTCAGGAAGGTCAGTATTTTAATTCAGGAGTGACGCTTATTAATATTCCTAAATGGAACCAGAAGCGAGTAACCGAACGCACGACGGAAGTCATTATGACCTATCCCGAGCGAATTAAGCAATTCCCTGATCAAGATGCTCTGAATATGGTGTTGCTCAACGACTGGTATAAGTTGGATGTGGGTTATAATTTAACAGGGGTACATTGTCCTTCAACAAACGATAAGACTATATTGGAAGATTACTTAAGGGACAAGGTGATAATTCACTTCAGTGGACCTAAGCCCTGGAACATGCTCACTGACTGTAACCATGTCTATCGATATAAGTGGTTCGAGTACTATGAGATGTCTCCGGTCAAATCATTTATTAAATATTTTGATGTCAAATTCTCTAAAAGCTTTATTAAAACGTTTATTTATAAGCATGCACTTAAAGCCTATTTAAATAGGCCATATCTAGGTAAGATAAAACGCGCCATTGTGCCTAAATTAAACGGCAACCCCTAA
- a CDS encoding glycosyltransferase family 2 protein, with protein sequence MSVDTFVSSSPFFTIVVPCYNRADIVLDTVNSVLKQEYQNFELVLVDDGSKDNTREVVATVTDPRVRYFYKENGERGAARNYGARQARGSYINFFDSDDEMYPNHLLVVKEFLDQNGQVEVVHTGYERLDGQDRVISEVYEFKESTNEVLLHDNPLACNTVFVRRDIALANPFEEDRRLASAEDWELWVRLASKYTFHPIRRKTFCLREHDGRSLNTIAPEAVRRRDELFAELIKRNPDFARRFPNRTGQFVADRYTFISLTLALSKQHRTETMRYLWKAVQQDPTVLWRRRFLASVKHLL encoded by the coding sequence ATGTCCGTGGACACTTTCGTCTCCTCATCGCCTTTTTTCACCATTGTAGTTCCCTGCTACAACCGGGCTGACATTGTGCTGGATACCGTGAACTCCGTTCTCAAACAGGAGTATCAGAATTTTGAGCTAGTGCTGGTGGATGATGGAAGTAAGGACAATACCAGGGAGGTAGTAGCTACGGTCACCGATCCGCGGGTCCGGTACTTCTACAAGGAAAACGGTGAGCGGGGCGCGGCCCGAAACTACGGCGCCCGGCAAGCCCGGGGCTCCTATATTAATTTCTTCGATTCCGACGACGAAATGTACCCAAACCACCTGCTAGTGGTGAAGGAGTTTCTCGACCAGAACGGGCAAGTGGAAGTCGTGCATACCGGGTACGAGCGCCTCGACGGACAAGACCGCGTCATTAGCGAGGTGTATGAGTTCAAGGAAAGTACTAACGAGGTACTGCTACACGACAATCCGCTGGCGTGTAATACGGTGTTCGTGCGGCGCGATATTGCCCTAGCCAATCCGTTTGAGGAAGACCGCCGCCTGGCTTCCGCCGAAGACTGGGAACTGTGGGTGCGCTTAGCTAGCAAATACACTTTTCATCCCATCCGAAGAAAGACGTTCTGCTTGCGCGAGCATGACGGGCGAAGCCTGAATACCATTGCGCCTGAAGCCGTTCGGAGACGGGACGAGCTGTTTGCTGAGTTGATTAAGCGTAACCCAGATTTCGCCCGCCGTTTCCCCAATCGGACCGGGCAGTTTGTCGCCGACCGGTACACCTTTATTTCTTTAACGCTAGCTCTGAGCAAGCAGCACCGTACTGAAACTATGCGCTATCTGTGGAAAGCGGTGCAACAAGACCCAACAGTTTTATGGCGGCGGCGTTTTCTGGCATCGGTCAAGCATCTGCTTTAA
- a CDS encoding glycosyltransferase family 8 protein produces MSTSSTVIHIAIAFDEVYVNPVFVLLTSIFLNNRDCQVQVHAIATDVPQAAKTRMVEYARQQGGDMHFYVISPEVTQGFPVPGPDEPEAYITMAAYYRLFFPRLVPQDIKHLLYLDIDMLVVGSLAEMYQADLGDTAVGAVMEAEVPLRSEIGMRSLEDYFNSGMLLMNLPPWRAQRISERAIEVIVRTPKDVLQYHDQDALNVVFQGRWHRLDCRYNLMKAYIPHDLAKRDYRRFLADKVIIHYNGRNKPWHRACINRLRFLYPYYLRRSPVARFGQYMSKPPTREALKQLFHSRIMETYFNYPEVGQLWRRVKRRRTRDNNTGLVN; encoded by the coding sequence ATGTCAACCAGTTCTACCGTAATTCACATTGCCATAGCTTTTGATGAGGTGTATGTGAACCCCGTTTTTGTATTGCTAACTTCTATCTTCCTGAACAATCGGGACTGCCAGGTGCAGGTGCACGCCATTGCCACCGATGTACCGCAAGCTGCAAAGACGCGCATGGTAGAGTATGCCCGGCAGCAGGGGGGCGATATGCACTTTTACGTGATTAGTCCGGAGGTAACGCAGGGCTTTCCGGTGCCTGGGCCCGATGAGCCGGAGGCCTACATTACAATGGCGGCGTACTACCGCCTGTTCTTTCCGCGCTTAGTGCCTCAGGATATCAAGCATCTGTTGTATCTAGATATTGATATGCTGGTAGTTGGCAGCTTGGCGGAAATGTATCAGGCTGACTTAGGTGACACTGCGGTTGGCGCTGTGATGGAAGCCGAAGTGCCGTTACGCTCCGAAATAGGAATGCGCAGCCTGGAGGACTACTTCAACTCGGGTATGCTGCTAATGAATTTGCCGCCGTGGCGTGCTCAGCGCATTTCCGAGCGTGCCATTGAGGTCATTGTACGCACGCCTAAAGATGTTCTGCAATATCACGACCAGGATGCGCTGAACGTTGTCTTTCAGGGCCGCTGGCACCGGCTGGACTGCCGCTACAACCTGATGAAGGCCTACATTCCCCATGACCTGGCCAAGCGCGACTACCGCCGGTTCCTAGCCGACAAGGTCATCATCCATTACAATGGCCGCAACAAACCCTGGCACCGTGCCTGCATAAACCGCCTGCGCTTCCTGTATCCGTACTACCTGCGCAGGTCGCCGGTAGCCCGTTTTGGCCAGTATATGTCCAAGCCTCCTACCCGTGAGGCGCTTAAGCAGCTGTTTCATAGCCGTATTATGGAAACCTACTTCAACTATCCGGAGGTAGGGCAGTTATGGCGCCGGGTTAAAAGACGGCGCACGAGAGATAATAACACTGGCTTGGTAAACTAG
- a CDS encoding glycosyltransferase family 8 protein has product MEQQKPTVHLAIAFDEGYITPVYVLLTSIFHHNAGQQIELHAIASDVPVADKEAIAAYVRQQGAQLHYYELDADTTRNFPVPDKSEAWLTLATYYRLFFAQLAPPDVERLLYLDIDSLVVGDLTEVYQADIGSAVIGAVMEAEMPLRTELGIYRLEDYFNAGILLINLPQWREQRTTAQIMKIIAAHPEKLEYCDQDALNMHFQGRWHRLDCRYNLMKAYIPHDLAKRDYRRFLADKVIIHYNGRNKPWHRACENKLRFLYLEYLRQSPRAKQAQFVPKPMTRLEMKKLLCSRVLETYFNYPEVGRVWRRVKGALGKE; this is encoded by the coding sequence ATGGAACAGCAGAAACCAACCGTACACTTGGCCATTGCCTTTGATGAAGGGTACATCACGCCAGTTTATGTGTTGTTAACCTCCATCTTCCATCATAACGCTGGTCAGCAGATAGAGCTGCATGCCATTGCTTCCGACGTGCCCGTCGCCGATAAGGAAGCTATAGCCGCGTATGTTCGCCAGCAAGGCGCACAACTCCATTACTACGAGCTTGACGCCGACACCACCAGGAATTTTCCCGTGCCCGATAAGAGCGAAGCATGGCTTACTCTGGCCACGTACTATCGCCTTTTCTTCGCCCAGTTGGCGCCCCCGGATGTTGAGCGCCTGTTGTATCTGGATATTGATTCGCTGGTAGTTGGCGACCTAACCGAAGTTTACCAAGCCGACATTGGTTCTGCCGTAATAGGAGCCGTGATGGAAGCTGAGATGCCCTTACGCACAGAGTTGGGTATATACCGGCTCGAAGACTACTTCAACGCGGGCATCCTGCTGATAAATCTGCCCCAGTGGCGGGAGCAACGCACCACCGCGCAGATAATGAAAATTATTGCTGCGCACCCGGAAAAACTGGAGTACTGTGACCAGGATGCGCTAAATATGCATTTCCAGGGCCGCTGGCACCGGCTGGACTGCCGCTACAACCTGATGAAGGCCTACATTCCCCATGACCTGGCCAAGCGCGACTACCGCCGGTTCCTAGCCGACAAGGTCATCATCCATTACAATGGCCGCAACAAACCCTGGCACCGTGCCTGTGAGAATAAGCTGAGATTCTTATACCTTGAATATTTGCGTCAATCACCCCGGGCAAAGCAAGCGCAGTTCGTGCCTAAGCCCATGACACGGCTAGAAATGAAAAAGCTTCTGTGTAGCCGCGTGTTGGAAACCTACTTTAACTATCCAGAAGTGGGAAGGGTGTGGCGTCGGGTGAAAGGTGCTTTAGGCAAAGAGTAG
- a CDS encoding glycosyltransferase: protein MIQEASVVTVGVLSYNNASYLRETLESIRRQTYPNVEVLIVDDASTDDSAAVARAWLAEHPQVRGRLIEHPTNRGICPACNTLVTQAQGEFICLIGSDDVYLPDKLAVQVPLLLNAPPEVGVITSAIEFMDSEGNTIPQPDDFAIPHPEEVYVTLLNSCVIAAMSTLVRRSCYERVGLYDESLPFEDWDMWLRIAREYKFLYSPKVSARYRRHANAVFNSRRRQMEEGSLMLLNKNRGVSSEADAAIIRQTHLRSELLYQIGSPQAAHWLRVRWQDDRSLTSWVLYMCARLGIPGSAVMKAQHLLGRR from the coding sequence GTGATTCAAGAAGCTTCTGTAGTAACGGTAGGTGTTCTTTCGTACAACAATGCATCGTATCTGCGCGAGACGCTAGAGAGCATCCGGCGGCAGACCTACCCGAATGTCGAGGTGCTCATCGTGGATGATGCTTCCACCGACGACTCCGCGGCCGTGGCCCGGGCCTGGCTGGCGGAGCATCCGCAGGTACGGGGCCGGCTCATTGAACATCCGACCAACCGCGGCATCTGCCCGGCCTGCAACACGCTGGTGACCCAGGCCCAGGGGGAGTTCATCTGCCTTATCGGCTCGGACGACGTGTATCTGCCCGACAAGCTGGCCGTGCAGGTGCCCTTGCTGCTCAACGCCCCGCCCGAGGTAGGAGTAATTACCAGCGCCATCGAGTTTATGGACAGTGAAGGCAATACCATTCCTCAGCCGGATGATTTTGCTATTCCGCATCCCGAAGAAGTGTACGTGACCTTGCTTAACTCTTGCGTCATTGCGGCCATGAGTACATTGGTGCGGCGTTCTTGCTATGAGAGGGTTGGCCTTTATGATGAAAGCTTGCCCTTCGAGGACTGGGATATGTGGTTGCGCATAGCTAGGGAATACAAGTTTTTATATTCTCCTAAAGTTAGTGCTCGGTATCGTCGGCATGCTAATGCCGTGTTTAATTCGCGCCGCCGTCAAATGGAGGAAGGCTCCTTGATGCTCCTAAACAAAAATAGGGGAGTAAGCTCAGAGGCTGACGCTGCTATTATTCGTCAGACGCATTTGCGTTCGGAGCTGCTCTACCAGATTGGTAGCCCGCAGGCGGCGCACTGGCTACGGGTGCGGTGGCAGGATGACCGTTCACTCACGAGCTGGGTATTGTATATGTGCGCCCGGCTGGGTATACCGGGTAGCGCCGTGATGAAGGCGCAGCACCTACTTGGGCGCCGCTGA
- a CDS encoding ABC transporter ATP-binding protein, whose protein sequence is MAKNLFISWINYKQVRFTAKVALKIIDSQYVKYIGLPFWKFQEIGTFEVVNEVLTVPNAYLNGIIRQVFVVLSEIIIVLIVVLGILFYQPMLFVILAVTLVPATVITYKVLRNRAQQLGHERDLQAPKAYGIVSDTFAGYVELKLAHKLQLFRQRINTNQALMQSLDAKAYVYGLLPVRIIEMVSILAVITIILYALLITGDTASLVTIVGLFAAAAYKLMPSVNRILASMVTMKQHLYTLEALQAYEESQWQEHKVKQVPAISFHHQVEFNNLSFAFPGSDTPVLRGVSFTVRKGEKIGFIGSSGSGKTTLMNLLLRFYSQQTGEILVDGVPLQLENTEAWHRLVGYVKQDTFLMQASLQDNITLGETNPDPQRLQYALEQASLADFVSSLPEGLNTVSGERGARLSGGQRQRIGIARALYKQTQILVMDEATSALDTQTEREVSEAINKLSATDITIFIIAHRITTLRQCDRIYELKDGRIVAVHTYDELIARHV, encoded by the coding sequence TTGGCTAAGAATTTGTTTATCAGCTGGATAAACTACAAGCAGGTTCGATTTACGGCTAAGGTTGCTCTTAAAATTATTGATAGCCAGTACGTAAAATACATTGGTCTTCCTTTCTGGAAGTTTCAAGAAATCGGCACGTTTGAAGTAGTGAACGAAGTATTGACTGTCCCCAATGCCTATTTGAACGGGATAATACGGCAGGTATTCGTCGTGCTTTCCGAAATAATTATCGTGTTGATTGTGGTGCTGGGCATCTTGTTCTACCAGCCCATGCTGTTCGTAATTCTGGCCGTTACTCTGGTTCCGGCTACCGTAATCACCTACAAAGTCCTGCGTAACCGGGCTCAGCAGCTAGGCCACGAGCGGGATTTGCAGGCACCGAAAGCGTACGGCATTGTAAGCGACACCTTTGCCGGCTATGTCGAGCTAAAGCTAGCTCATAAGCTGCAACTGTTCCGCCAGCGAATCAACACCAATCAGGCACTGATGCAAAGCCTGGATGCCAAGGCGTACGTATACGGGCTGCTGCCCGTGCGCATCATTGAGATGGTGTCCATCCTGGCCGTTATCACTATTATTCTGTACGCGCTGCTTATTACCGGTGACACGGCCAGCCTGGTAACTATTGTGGGCTTGTTTGCCGCCGCCGCCTATAAGCTGATGCCCTCCGTGAATCGGATTCTGGCCAGTATGGTCACTATGAAGCAGCACTTGTACACGCTGGAGGCCCTGCAAGCGTATGAGGAGTCGCAATGGCAGGAGCATAAGGTAAAGCAAGTTCCTGCTATTAGCTTTCACCACCAGGTGGAGTTTAATAACCTCAGCTTTGCCTTCCCAGGAAGTGATACCCCAGTGTTGCGGGGAGTAAGCTTTACCGTTCGTAAAGGAGAGAAAATAGGATTTATCGGCAGCTCCGGATCTGGTAAAACCACGCTGATGAACTTGCTGCTACGTTTTTACAGCCAGCAGACAGGAGAAATCCTAGTTGATGGTGTACCGCTACAGTTGGAGAATACAGAAGCCTGGCACCGGCTGGTAGGTTACGTGAAGCAGGATACTTTCCTTATGCAGGCCTCTTTGCAGGACAATATCACCCTCGGAGAAACCAACCCTGATCCGCAACGGCTACAGTACGCGCTGGAGCAAGCCTCCCTGGCCGATTTTGTGTCTTCGCTGCCGGAAGGGCTGAATACAGTATCAGGAGAGCGGGGGGCTCGTTTGTCGGGTGGTCAGCGCCAGCGCATCGGTATTGCCCGAGCTCTATATAAGCAGACGCAGATTCTGGTGATGGACGAAGCCACTAGCGCGTTGGATACCCAAACAGAAAGAGAAGTCAGCGAAGCCATCAACAAGCTTTCGGCCACGGACATTACCATCTTCATCATTGCGCACCGGATTACTACCCTGCGTCAATGCGACCGAATTTACGAGCTGAAAGACGGACGCATTGTTGCTGTGCATACGTACGACGAGCTAATTGCCCGGCACGTATAA
- a CDS encoding glycosyltransferase family 4 protein: protein MMFLYTIVRHKIEVVHSHEILTKQSRLNAVLRFLSVPIVVTDHSGYTMLRKVQDVSFIPYANKARAIIAVSEYAAKALLYGDQSGVSEQARALGQKIIASDYHTEAETLKHKELATGQDEPLTVPVATIYNGVLRHQGTLPPPEVIHQELGIAPGSFVFGMGGRGTEQKGWHYALAAYQQLKQRHPTRKFAWLCMGEGPCLTAMQHELGDTAPDIIFLGNVQNPHYYMSACRVGLVPSSFNEGLPLTIVEFFEHRVPVIASDLCGIPEVIVPANHEPGGLLIEMEEDLTPRIASLLKNMEAYVTQPELWEEHAQAALSIRKMFDVEEFVQAHEQLYTKVLFSSK, encoded by the coding sequence ATGATGTTCTTATACACCATCGTGCGCCACAAGATTGAGGTGGTGCATAGCCATGAAATCCTAACCAAACAGTCGCGCCTCAATGCCGTGCTACGATTTCTGTCCGTGCCCATTGTTGTTACAGATCATAGTGGGTACACAATGCTTCGTAAAGTGCAGGACGTCTCGTTTATTCCCTACGCCAATAAAGCCCGAGCAATTATTGCCGTCTCGGAGTACGCAGCGAAAGCTCTGCTTTATGGCGACCAAAGCGGGGTATCTGAGCAGGCGCGGGCGCTGGGCCAGAAAATCATTGCCTCCGATTATCATACGGAAGCCGAAACGTTAAAGCACAAAGAGCTAGCTACTGGTCAGGATGAGCCGCTGACCGTACCGGTCGCCACAATTTACAATGGGGTGTTACGGCACCAAGGTACGTTGCCGCCGCCTGAGGTAATTCACCAGGAACTAGGCATTGCCCCGGGGAGCTTTGTGTTTGGAATGGGAGGCCGGGGAACTGAGCAGAAGGGGTGGCACTATGCCTTGGCGGCGTACCAGCAGCTAAAGCAGCGGCACCCAACCCGTAAGTTTGCCTGGCTGTGCATGGGGGAAGGCCCGTGTCTGACGGCTATGCAGCATGAGCTGGGAGATACTGCCCCCGATATCATATTTCTGGGCAATGTGCAGAACCCCCACTACTACATGTCGGCCTGCCGGGTAGGGCTGGTACCCTCCAGCTTTAACGAGGGGCTACCCCTAACGATTGTAGAGTTTTTCGAGCACCGGGTGCCCGTTATCGCCAGCGACCTGTGCGGTATTCCGGAGGTAATAGTTCCGGCCAACCACGAGCCGGGCGGCCTGCTGATTGAAATGGAAGAAGACCTGACTCCCCGGATTGCCAGCCTGCTGAAGAATATGGAGGCCTACGTTACCCAGCCTGAGCTGTGGGAAGAGCACGCCCAGGCCGCCCTCTCGATTCGTAAAATGTTTGACGTAGAGGAGTTCGTGCAGGCCCATGAGCAGTTATACACCAAGGTGCTGTTTTCTTCGAAGTAA